The following are encoded together in the Bactrocera neohumeralis isolate Rockhampton chromosome 6, APGP_CSIRO_Bneo_wtdbg2-racon-allhic-juicebox.fasta_v2, whole genome shotgun sequence genome:
- the LOC126763431 gene encoding venom serine protease Bi-VSP-like, with the protein MKATLALLVLCSLKIITIKAQYNCVSPENYYGQCVAFNYCPQVVNAQRARNQQYVAAAQRACGGKSFCCAQPQQRPRPVSQRPTSPFAVQPQQSRRVPAPNTLQVRRSVAAQPQQQPPQQQPQQQRIIRQQPGIDFRYIFGGNEYSQAPSAFVDFRAGQFCYTPENVEGACVEINDCQVLLGQLYQRYTDPNFVQYLRASNRNCGGSSHSVCCPGGAESSRPAPAPAPAPAPAPSPAPSQASSAGTCGVVLRTFKKIVGGKVSGKSDWPWMALLAYPDLDPSSPFKCGGTLVSSRHIVTAAHCIRSDLSYVRLGEYDLSTDTETQHQDISVLKQEKHPNYNTANGRNDIGVVWLQRAVQFTNNIKPICLPSSQRLRSKSYLNYTPFVAGWGKTMEGGTSANVLQELQVPILANEVCRDSYQRANRLITADQFDAGVICAGVLSGGKDTCQGDSGGPLMIPETVGSTIKFYLIGVVSYGVGCARPQIPGVYTSVQYFVDWILAKIAT; encoded by the exons ATGAAAGCCACTTTGGCGCTACTTGTCCTGTGCtcactaaaaataataactattaAAG CTCAGTACAATTGTGTGAGTCCAGAGAATTATTATGGCCAGTGCGTTGCCTTCAATTATTGCCCACAGGTGGTGAATGCTCAGAGAGCGCGCAATCAGCAATATGTGGCAGCTGCACAACGAGCGTGTGGTGGCAAATCG TTTTGTTGCGCACAACCACAGCAGCGTCCACGCCCAGTCTCTCAACGACCGACCAGCCCTTTCGCAGTGCAACCCCAACAAAGTCGACGTGTGCCTGCACCAAACACGCTACAAGTGCGGCGATCTGTTGCAGCACAACCTCAACAAcaaccaccacaacaacaaccgcaGCAACAGCGAATAATACGTCAACAGCCAGGAATTGATTTTCGCTACATTTTCGGTGGGAATGAATATAGCCAAGCTCCATCAGCTTTTGTGGACTTTAGAGCTGGACAATTCTGTTATACTCCCGAGAATGTAGAAGGAGCTTGTGTGG aaatcaACGATTGCCAAGTGTTGTTGGGTCAGTTGTATCAACGTTATACAGATCCTAATTTCGTACAATATTTACGCGCTTCGAATAGAAATTGTGGCGGTAGCTCGCATAGCGTCTGTTGCCCTGGTGGCGCAGAGTCTTCACGTCCGGCGCCAGCACCAGCACCAGCACCAGCACCCGCACCAAGTCCCGCACCCAGTCAAGCAAGCTCTGCCGGTACTTGTGGCGTTGTGTTGCGTACATTTAAGAAGATTGTTGGTGGTAAAGTGAGTGGCAAAAGTGATTGGCCGTGGATGGCTTTACTAGCCTATCCGGACTTGGATCCCAGCTCGCCATTCAAATGCGGCGGAACTTTAGTGTCCTCTCGACATATTGTTACGGCGGCGCATTGTATACGAAGCGATTT AAGCTACGTTCGTCTTGGCGAATACGATCTGAGCACAGATACAGAAACTCAGCATCAGGATATAAGTGTACTGAAG CAAGAGAAACATCCGAATTATAACACCGCTAATGGACGTAATGACATCGGCGTAGTCTGGTTGCAACGTGCCGTACAATTCACCA ACAACATTAAGCCCATTTGCTTGCCCAGCTCACAGCGGTTGCGCAGCAAATCCTATCTAAATTACACACCCTTCGTAGCGGGTTGGGGCAAAACCATGGAAGGCGGTACCTCTGCGAATGTGCTGCAGGAGCTGCAAGTACCAATATTGGCTAACGAAGTTTGTCGTGACAGTTATCAGCGTGCGAATCGTCTAATCACCGCCGATCAATTCGACGCTGGTGTGATATGCGCAGGCGTGCTATCAGGCGGTAAGGATACTTGCCAAGGCGACTCGGGTGGACCACTAATGATACCGGAG ACCGTTGGTAGCACCATAAAATTCTATCTGATTGGCGTCGTCTCGTACGGTGTGGGCTGTGCGCGTCCACAAATCCCCGGCGTTTATACGAGTGTACAGTATTTTGTGGATTGGATTTTGGCGAAAATTGCGACTTAG